A single genomic interval of Orcinus orca chromosome 19, mOrcOrc1.1, whole genome shotgun sequence harbors:
- the ICAM2 gene encoding intercellular adhesion molecule 2 isoform X2, with protein MTGGSRLFPGSPWTPLEMSPFGGWGLLSAFLALLCCTGSGEEAFEVRMWPEQLMVESGESQVINCSTTCTQPNTGGLETTLHKTLLEEQDQWKLYEVFNISQDTDIICHFTCSGKQESKSLNISVFHPPKQVLLKLWPTLVAVGRSFTIQCRVPSVAPLEGLTVTLLHGSEIVYSQTFVGTTLSPQEAMVTHNTTAHREDDRHNFSCRAEMDLRSRGGDLIHSISDPQALDVYAVAPEADRYLRGASCLEEAEVGLPGIAYVSGMATSTAATGTQHGSLGLWFSPG; from the exons ATGACAG GCGGTTCTCGGCTGTTCCCTGGGAGCCCGTGGACGCCACTCGAGATGTCCCCTTTTGGTGGCTGGGGACTGCTCTCGGCCTTCCTTGCCCTGCTCTGCTGCACAG GGTCTGGCGAGGAGGCATTCGAGGTACGCATGTGGCCAGAGCAGCTGATGGTGGAGTCCGGGGAGTCTCAGGTGATTAACTGTAGTACCACCTGTACCCAGCCCAACACCGGTGGTCTGGAGACCACCCTACACAAGACTCTCCTGGAGGAACAGGATCAGTGGAAGCTGTATGAGGTCTTCAACATCTCCCAGGACACAGATATCATTTGCCATTTCACTTGCTCCGGGAAGCAGGAGTCCAAGAGCCTGAACATCAGTGTGTTCC acCCTCCAAAGCAAGTGCTGCTGAAGTTATGGCCCACTTTAGTGGCTGTAGGGAGATCGTTCACCATCCAGTGCAGGGTGCCCTCTGTGGCACCCCTCGAAGGTCTCACTGTCACCCTGCTCCATGGCAGTGAGATCGTATACAGCCAGACCTTTGTGGGGACAACACTTTCCCCCCAAGAGGCCATGGTCACCCACAACACCACGGCTCACCGGGAAGACGACCGCCACAACTTCTCCTGCCGGGCCGAGATGGACCTGCGCTCTCGCGGCGGGGACCTCATTCACAGCATCTCAGATCCCCAGGCGCTCGACGTCTATG CAGTGGCACCAGAGGCGGACAGGTACCTACGGGGTGCAAGCTGCTTGGAGGAGGCTGAGGTGGGCCTACCGGGCATAGCCTACGTGAGCGGCATGGCCACCAGCACGGCGGCCACTGGGACTCAGCATGGCTCCTTAGGGCTGTGGTTCAGCCCTGGCTGA
- the ICAM2 gene encoding intercellular adhesion molecule 2 isoform X1 yields MTGGSRLFPGSPWTPLEMSPFGGWGLLSAFLALLCCTGSGEEAFEVRMWPEQLMVESGESQVINCSTTCTQPNTGGLETTLHKTLLEEQDQWKLYEVFNISQDTDIICHFTCSGKQESKSLNISVFHPPKQVLLKLWPTLVAVGRSFTIQCRVPSVAPLEGLTVTLLHGSEIVYSQTFVGTTLSPQEAMVTHNTTAHREDDRHNFSCRAEMDLRSRGGDLIHSISDPQALDVYEPAQDNQVVAIITVVSVLLFLFVTSVLLCFVFGQQWHQRRTGTYGVQAAWRRLRWAYRA; encoded by the exons ATGACAG GCGGTTCTCGGCTGTTCCCTGGGAGCCCGTGGACGCCACTCGAGATGTCCCCTTTTGGTGGCTGGGGACTGCTCTCGGCCTTCCTTGCCCTGCTCTGCTGCACAG GGTCTGGCGAGGAGGCATTCGAGGTACGCATGTGGCCAGAGCAGCTGATGGTGGAGTCCGGGGAGTCTCAGGTGATTAACTGTAGTACCACCTGTACCCAGCCCAACACCGGTGGTCTGGAGACCACCCTACACAAGACTCTCCTGGAGGAACAGGATCAGTGGAAGCTGTATGAGGTCTTCAACATCTCCCAGGACACAGATATCATTTGCCATTTCACTTGCTCCGGGAAGCAGGAGTCCAAGAGCCTGAACATCAGTGTGTTCC acCCTCCAAAGCAAGTGCTGCTGAAGTTATGGCCCACTTTAGTGGCTGTAGGGAGATCGTTCACCATCCAGTGCAGGGTGCCCTCTGTGGCACCCCTCGAAGGTCTCACTGTCACCCTGCTCCATGGCAGTGAGATCGTATACAGCCAGACCTTTGTGGGGACAACACTTTCCCCCCAAGAGGCCATGGTCACCCACAACACCACGGCTCACCGGGAAGACGACCGCCACAACTTCTCCTGCCGGGCCGAGATGGACCTGCGCTCTCGCGGCGGGGACCTCATTCACAGCATCTCAGATCCCCAGGCGCTCGACGTCTATG agccCGCACAAGACAACCAGGTGGTGGCCATCATCACGGTCGTGTCAGTGCTACTCTTCTTGTTTGTGACATCTGTCCTGCTGTGCTTTGTCTTTGGGCAGCAGTGGCACCAGAGGCGGACAGGTACCTACGGGGTGCAAGCTGCTTGGAGGAGGCTGAGGTGGGCCTACCGGGCATAG
- the ICAM2 gene encoding intercellular adhesion molecule 2 isoform X3, with protein sequence MSPFGGWGLLSAFLALLCCTGSGEEAFEVRMWPEQLMVESGESQVINCSTTCTQPNTGGLETTLHKTLLEEQDQWKLYEVFNISQDTDIICHFTCSGKQESKSLNISVFHPPKQVLLKLWPTLVAVGRSFTIQCRVPSVAPLEGLTVTLLHGSEIVYSQTFVGTTLSPQEAMVTHNTTAHREDDRHNFSCRAEMDLRSRGGDLIHSISDPQALDVYEPAQDNQVVAIITVVSVLLFLFVTSVLLCFVFGQQWHQRRTGTYGVQAAWRRLRWAYRA encoded by the exons ATGTCCCCTTTTGGTGGCTGGGGACTGCTCTCGGCCTTCCTTGCCCTGCTCTGCTGCACAG GGTCTGGCGAGGAGGCATTCGAGGTACGCATGTGGCCAGAGCAGCTGATGGTGGAGTCCGGGGAGTCTCAGGTGATTAACTGTAGTACCACCTGTACCCAGCCCAACACCGGTGGTCTGGAGACCACCCTACACAAGACTCTCCTGGAGGAACAGGATCAGTGGAAGCTGTATGAGGTCTTCAACATCTCCCAGGACACAGATATCATTTGCCATTTCACTTGCTCCGGGAAGCAGGAGTCCAAGAGCCTGAACATCAGTGTGTTCC acCCTCCAAAGCAAGTGCTGCTGAAGTTATGGCCCACTTTAGTGGCTGTAGGGAGATCGTTCACCATCCAGTGCAGGGTGCCCTCTGTGGCACCCCTCGAAGGTCTCACTGTCACCCTGCTCCATGGCAGTGAGATCGTATACAGCCAGACCTTTGTGGGGACAACACTTTCCCCCCAAGAGGCCATGGTCACCCACAACACCACGGCTCACCGGGAAGACGACCGCCACAACTTCTCCTGCCGGGCCGAGATGGACCTGCGCTCTCGCGGCGGGGACCTCATTCACAGCATCTCAGATCCCCAGGCGCTCGACGTCTATG agccCGCACAAGACAACCAGGTGGTGGCCATCATCACGGTCGTGTCAGTGCTACTCTTCTTGTTTGTGACATCTGTCCTGCTGTGCTTTGTCTTTGGGCAGCAGTGGCACCAGAGGCGGACAGGTACCTACGGGGTGCAAGCTGCTTGGAGGAGGCTGAGGTGGGCCTACCGGGCATAG